In Pirellulales bacterium, a genomic segment contains:
- a CDS encoding IS5/IS1182 family transposase: RTHSWLNRARRLLIRWEKKAANYLGLLHFQFAIVALRAAKVLG; this comes from the coding sequence CGCACGCACTCCTGGCTCAACCGCGCACGGCGCTTGTTGATCCGCTGGGAAAAGAAAGCCGCGAATTATCTGGGCCTGCTCCATTTTCAATTCGCTATCGTCGCCTTGAGAGCCGCCAAGGTTCTCGGATAG